ACTTCTTTGCAAATCGTTAGTTACGTTCATGATCATGAACACCTTGATGAAACAGACAAAGGGACAGCTTTGTGCGGACACGTTTGGCGATCAAATTTCACGGTATGCTGGAGAGGCATTTCCCTGAACGTCGCGTGTTCCTGAAATCTGATACCGATACCAGATTCATTCGTTTGCGCTCAGAAACTCAACTCATTGCTGTTGCTGGTACGGCCGTATTCATTGGTTGGACAATCGTCGCGACGGCGATTTTGCTGATGGATAGCATCGGCTCGGGAAATTTTCGCGATCAGGCCAAGCGGGATCAACAAACCTATCAGGCACGCTTGAACGATTTGTCGGCGCAGCGTGATGGGCGCGCTGAAGAAGCGCTTGCGGCCCAGCAACGTTTCAACGCGGCATTGGACCAGATTTCTGCCATGCAATCGGAACTGCTGGAGTCCGAGACGCGCCGTCATGAGTTGGAGACGGGCATCGAGGTCATTCAGACAAGCTTGCGCAATACGATGAATGCGCGGGATGCTGCGCGTCAGGAACTTGCGTCGCTGCAAGATGAGGCTGCCGACACCGCAACGCCCACAATTGCAAGTGCAACTGGCACGGTATCTCCCGTCGATTTTCTTTCCGAAGCTCTTGCACGTACCGCAGCAGAGCGTGACGAGGTCATTGCAGACGCACAGGCGGCATTGGACCACGCCGACGATTTGACGCTTGAAATTGCCTTGATGCAAGAAAACAACGACCAGATTTTTCGCCAGCTTGAAGAGGCGATGACAGTGTCTGTTGCGCCGCTGGACAAGATGTTCAAGGCCGCCGGCATGCCACCACAGCGCATATTGGACCAAGTGCGCCGCGGCTACTCCGGTCAAGGCGGTCCGCTGACACCGCTGTCATTCTCAAGTCGGGGCGAAGAGCTGTCGCCTGACTTCCTCCGCGCCAATAGGTTGCTGGAGCAGATGGACACGCTTAATTTATACCGCATCGCCGCCGAAAGAGCCCCTTTCGCTCTTCCGGTAAAATCCGCTTTCCGATTTACCAGTGATTATGGTTTCCGACGCGATCCCAAAACAGGTGGGCGCAGAATGCACCGAGGTGTGGATTTTGCAGCGTCCGCCGGCACAGATCTATACGCAACCGCAGATGGAAAAGTCATTCATGCCGGATGGCAATCCGGATACGGCCGCCTCATCAAAATCCAACATGACTTCGGAATTGAGACAAGATACGCACATCTTTCAAAAATTCGCGTCAAAGTTGGGCAAAGGGTCTCGCGTGGCGATCATATTGGTGATATGGGAGCATCTGGACGGGTGACCGGCGTGCACCTCCACTACGAAGTGCGAGTCGGTGGGAAAGCTGTAAACCCAATGATCTATATCAAGGCTGCAAAAGATGTTTTCTAAGAGCAAAATCAACGAACCAGGCCAAAAACCGGCGGAACCAACGTCGACACCGGCAAAACCGCCCTCCTCCTCCGCACCGGCCACACCGGCGCCGAGCGAGTACAAGCCAAGCCCGCCAAAGGCCAAGCCACCTGCCTCTGTCCTATCGGCAGACCTGCATGTGACGGGCAATATGAAAACGACCGGCGACATAAATGTCGAAGGCACGGTCGAGGGTGATATCCGCGCGCATCTACTGACGATTGGTGAAACAGCGACCATCAAGGGCGAAGTGGTGGCTGATGACGTGGTCGTAAACGGTCGTATCGTAGGCCGCGTCAGGGGCTTGAAAGTGAGGCTGACGTCAACAGCGCGCGTCGAAGGTGATATTATTCACAAGACAATTGCGATTGAGTCGGGTGCACATTTTGAAGGGTCCGTACAACGTCAGGATGACCCTTTGAACCCGGGTGCAAAAACCGCGCCAGCGAAGAAAGCTAACCCGGCGTCCTAAATCGCTACTATGACTGTTGGAAAGGCGGCGCTTTAGCGGCGCCTTTTTTGCATTTTGACCGGAATTGACACTGAAAACCCAACAATACGCCTTGAAACAATGACTGCTGTTTTCAGGAATTGTCTCCTAATTCCGGTTAAGAGATATCATTTTTCACGACCCTAGATGGAATCGCCACCGGTTTAGGGTTAATTCGGAAAAGATGTATTGCATTTGAATAAAACGTGACGTAGTCCGCCGCTTGGTTTCTAGTAACAAAGGTTCGAGTAAATGCTTAAATCAGCTTTTCCAGCAATATGTCTAACAATCGCAGCGGCGATCGCGTCGCCTTCGTCGGCAGCGACGTTCAATAACGTCAAGGGCGTCGTCATCGAGGGTGGCGTAGCACCCGCAGCAAGCGCACCGCCTCCCGGACTCAAAATTGGGGATTTCAACTCCGCACCGGGCAACCCTCTTTTGAACGTGGTCGGCGACACTCAGATTTACGGTGGCGTCGCGCACCGGTTTCCGGGCGAATACACGGATGCGTGGGCCATGGATTTCGGCACCAATGTGTATGACATCGTTTTCAACTGGGTCAAAAAATCCAGGGATTTCGATGGCCAAATTCTCGTAAACGGCGTGAGCACCGAATTGTCAGAATCCGGTTCATTAAGTCTCGGCAGATACACAGGACTCGTCACATTTGACGTGGATCCGATTTATGGCCTGTTCTCGCCGACAAGAAGCAACGGTCGCTCGCATGAAGTTGCAACCTGGGACCTGCAGGTTTCGACAGTTCCACTACCAGCGGGTGTCGTTCTTATGCTGTCTGTTCTTGCGGGATTCGGCATTATGCGGCGTCGCAAGGCTTCCTAAACCATCCAAAAGAAGAGTCAAAAAACGCCTCTGACCATTTGGGAGAGGCGTTTTTTTTTCGACGTGAAACTATTGACCAAGTTCACAAACTAACGCGGTTTCATACAACGAAAACGCGCTGGCACCGCAAAGCGGGCACAATGCGCCGCTTTGCCAGTCTATCCAGCGTACGCTTGCATCAGTCAGTCACGGTGACCTTTTCCATCGTATCTGGCGCGCCTATGACAGCGCCGTTTGGACCCGCCCCCAGCTTAATGGCATCCAGAACCTCTAATCCTTCAGTCACTTTGCCAACAACGGTATATTGTCCGTTCAGGAAGTACCCTTCATCAAACATGATGAAGAACTGGCTGTTTGCGCTGTCGGGGTTCTGCGCCCGGGCCATCCCGACGACGCCCCGGTCAAACGGAACATCCGAGAACTCCGCAGGCAAATCCGGCTGATCTGAACTGCCGGTACCCGCGCGGCGCATGTCTCCGCCTGCCTTGCCGTGCTGAACATCTCCGGTTTGCGCCATGAACCCTTCGATGACTCGGTGGAACACGACGCCGTCATAGGCACCATCCGCCGCCAGTGTCGTAATCCGTTCCGAATGCCCGGGTGCTACATCCTCAAACAGGTCGATCACGATGACACCATTGGCCTCGCCGGTGACCTGAATTTCGATCCCTGATGCGGCGGCCGGGCCTGCCAACATCATTGATACCACAACCGCTTTATACATCCGCGACCACCTTCATGGAGACAATACGATCCGGTTCCGCAGGCGGTTCGCCCTTGGTGATCGCGTCTACATGCTCCATGCCTTCGATGACCTGACCGTAAACGGTATACTGGCCATTCAGGAAATCATTGTCCTTGAAATTGATAAAAAACTGGCTGTTTGCGCTATCCGGGTTTTGCGACCGCGCTGCACCAATGGATCCGCGAGCATGTGGAATTTTGGAAAACTCCGCAGGCACATCCGGCAGGTCCGACCCACCCGTCCCCGCCATCCTTAAATTGAACCCGTCTTCCATATCCCCGTGCTGCACGTCACCTGTCTGCGCCATGAAGCCGTCAATGACACGGTGAAACGCCACGTTGTCATATTGCCCGGACCGGGTGAGTTCCTTCATACGCTCAACATGTTGCGGGGCGACGTCGGGTAGCAACTGAATGGTAACTGTGCCCCCCTTCAATTCCAGAACGATAGTGTTTTCAGGGTCTTTGATCTCGGCCATTTGGCGCTCCTTCGATAATAGCTTGCCGATTACCTAAGGCGTGGCGACCAGATTGCCAAGCAAGTCCATTGACCTCTGAGCCGATAAGCGCAAAACACACCGCAATGGCGCATGAAAGGAATGGACGATGGGTTGGAAGACACTGGACGATATGGACCTTGCAGGCAAACGCGTCTTGGTGCGCGTGGACATCAATGTTCCGGTAGAAGACGGACACGTCACCGATACCACCCGGATTGATCGCATTGTCCCGACCATCAAGGACATTGTTGCGGGCGGCGGTCTCCCCATCCTTTTGGCGCATTTCGGACGGCCCAAGGGTCAATATGTGCCGGAAATGTCCTTGCGCGTGACCCTTCCCGCATTGCAACTGGCGCTCGGCCAAGAGGTTGTGTTCGTTGAACGACCTGATGTCGATGCTCTCAAAGCCCTACCCGCAGGCTCCATCGTTTTGGTAGAGAACACCCGCTTTGCTGCGGGTGAAGAGGCGAATGATCCTGCAATGGCAAAGTTCCTCGCCAGCCTCGGTGACATCTATTGCAACGATGCCTTTTCAGCCGCTCACCGCGCACATGCTTCAACAGAAGGCGTCGCGCACTTGCTGCCGTCATGTGCCGGGCGCTTGATGCAGGCTGAACTCTCCGCCTTGGAAGCCGCTCTCTCCCACCCGGAACGCCCGGTCGGTGCTGTCGTGGGGGGCGCGAAAGTATCGAGCAAGATTGCCCTTTTGGAGAATCTTGTGGGGCGGCTGGATCTGCTGGTCATTGGCGGCGGCATGGCCAACACATTCCTTGCCGCACAAGGCGCACGTCTGGGCGCATCCCTGCAAGAGCCCGATTTGATCGATACCGCCAAAACCATCATGGCGCGCGCGCAGGAGGCTGGATGCCGCATCTTGTTGCCGGTAGACGGGCGCGTCGCACGAGACTTCAAGGCAGGAGCAGCGCATGATGTAATAGCGCTCGGGCCTGACGCCGTTCTGGACGCCGATCAGATGGTCCTTGATGCGGGGCCGCTCAGCTCCAAAGCCGTGTCTGACGCCTTCGCCGATCTCAAGACCCTGATCTGGAATGGGCCGCTCGGCGCATTCGAAATGGCACCTTTCGATCAGGCCACAAATGCTGCAGCAGCAGATGCCGCGCGGCTGACCAAAGCCGGGGCATTGATTTCGGTCGCGGGTGGCGGGGATACGGTTGCGGCTCTCAATCAAGCCGGCGCAGCGGAGGATTTCACATATATTTCGACCGCCGGCGGTGCCTTTCTGGAGTGGATGGAAGGCAAGGAATTGCCAGGGGTCGCAGCCCTGACATCCTGATGGCAAGAGGTGTGTCAACGGACAGGATCGGCAAAAATGCCAGCTTTACAACGGTTTTACGACAAAGGGGATTCCCTTGATATCTCCATTGTGCCATAGTTTCGTCACGCCCGTTAAGAGGCGATCATGAGGCTACGAGACATGTCACCCACATCCCGGCCCGCTTTTGGCACATTTGTGTTTTGCGCCCTTGCCATGGGCTTGGGCACCTATTTCACATTTGCCGCCGTCCAGGGTGATTTTGGCCTCTTTCGCCGGGCAGAGATTGTCGCAGAAGCCGACGCACTGCGCGATCACCTGGATCAAGTCAAAACGGATGTGGCACGTATGGACAACCTGACGCGGCGGTTGTCGGATGGTTTTCTGGATCTCGATTTGCTGGATGAGCAGGCCCGGTCCGTTTTGGGGATGATCCGTGCGGATGAAATCGTCATCCGCTAGGATAGATATCGTTCGAAACAGGGCCTCTGAACCCTTGCAGCCCATGCTCTAGATTGCCCCTCGCAATAGCTTTACGAATCCGATAAAAGATAGTTTAACGCTAAACTATCTGCCCGATCATGGGCGCGACGAGGGAGAACCGCTCTGATGGCACCACGAAAACCAGCCAAGAAACCAAATGTATCTGCGGAGGATCTGAAAGCCTACTACCGCGATATGCTGTTGATTAGGCGCTTTGAAGAAAAGGCCGGGCAGCTCTACGGAATGGGTTTAATTGGCGGGTTCTGTCACCTCTACATCGGACAGGAAGCGGTTGTTGTGGGGCTTGAGGCAACGGCCAAGGACGGCGACAAACGTGTTACATCCTATCGTGACCACGGCCATATGCTGGCCTGCGGCATGGACCCCAAAGGCGTTATGGCGGAGCTGACAGGGCGCGAGGGCGGCTATTCCAAAGGTAAGGGTGGCTCCATGCACATGTTCTCCAAGGAGAAACACTTTTATGGCGGTCACGGTATTGTTGCCGCTCAGGTGCCGCTTGGCGCGGGCTTGGCATTTTCCGACAAGTATAAAGGCAACGACAATGTGACCTTTGCCTATTTCGGAGATGGTGCTGCAAACCAGGGCCAGGTCTATGAAGCCTATAACATGGCCGAGATCTGGAACCTGCCGGTGGTTTTTGTGATCGAGAACAACCAGTACGCGATGGGCACCTCCACCAAACGCTCCACGCACTCTCCCAGCTATTGGGAACGCGGCGCCGCCTATGGGATCAAAGGCGAAGAAGTTGACGGCATGGATGTGCTGGCCGTGAAAGCCGCCGGTCAAAAGGCCGTCGAAACCTGCCGTGCGGGCAAAGGCCCCTACATCCTGGAAATCAAAACCTACCGTTACCGTGGGCATTCCATGTCAGATCCTGCAAAATATCGTACCCGCGAAGAAGTTCAGAAAATGCGCGATGAACGTGATCCGATCGAAAACGTCCGCTCCCTGCTGCTCACCGGAAAACACGCCACCGAGGACGACCTCAAATCCATCGATAAGGAAATCAAGGAAATCGTGAACGAAAGCGCTGAATTCGCCAAAACCTCGCCGGAACCCGCGCTTGAGGAACTGTGGACCGATATTTACGCAAAAGCTGGGGAGGCTTGATCAATGGCTACTGAAATTCTCATGCCCGCCCTGAGCCCGACCATGGAAGAAGGCACACTTGCCAAATGGTTGGTCAAGGAAGGCGACACGGTCTCCTCCGGTGACATCATGGCGGAAATTGAAACCGACAAAGCAACGATGGAATTTGAAGCCGTGGACGAAGGCATCGTCGGCAAAATCCTCATCGCCGAGGGCACCGAGGGTGTGAAAGTGAATACCGCAATCGCGATCCTGCTCGAAGAAGGTGAAGATGCCTCAGCGATGGACGCTGCGTCTGCCGCACCGCCAGAGGCAGCGCCCGCTGCCGATGCAGGCGGCGAGGCGTCCGCGACAGCGGCCGCCGAGGCGCCTGCCCCTGCTGCGCCGCAGACTGACACGTCACCCGACTGGCCGGAAGGCACGGCACTCAAGGAACAGACGGTGCGTGAAGCGCTGCGAGACGGCATGTCCGAAGAGATGCGCCGTGATGACAGCGTCTTTCTCATGGGCGAAGAAGTTGCGGAATACCAGGGGGCTTATAAAATCTCGCAAGGCATGCTGGATGAATTTGGCGACAAACGCGTCATTGACACACCGATCACGGAACATGGGTTCGCCGGGATCGCCACAGGTGCTGCCTTTGGCGGTCTGAGACCAATAGTGGAGTTCATGACCTTCAATTTCGCCATGCAGGCGATGGACCAGATCATCAACTCTGCGGCCAAAACGCTTTATATGTCCGGCGGCCAAATGGGCGCACCTATGGTGTTCCGCGGTCCTAACGGTGCCGCTGCGCGCGTCGGCGCACAACACAGCCAGGATTATGCGGCTTGGTTCATGCAAGTACCCGGTCTCAAAGTTGCGATGCCCTATTCCGCGTCGGATTACAAAGGCTTGATGAAAACGGCCATTCGCGATCCGAACCCTGTGATTTTCCTGGAGAACGAAATCCTCTACGGACGTACCTTCGATGTGCCGGACCTTGAGGATTATACGGTACCGTTTGGCAAAGCCCGCATCTGGCGCGAAGGCGACGACGTCACAATCGTCAGCTTTGGAATCGGCATGCAATACGCGCTGGCCGCGGCGGACAAACTGGCAGAAGACGGCATTTCTGCAGAAGTTGTCGACTTGCGGACATTGCGTCCGATGGATACCGGAACCATCATTAAATCGGTCATGAAAACAAATCGTTGCGTGACCGTCGAAGAAGGCTGGCCGCAAGGATCCGTGGGGAATTACATCAGCTCAGTAATCATGCAGGAGGCATTCGACTATCTCGATGCGCCTGTGATCAACTGTACTGGCAAGGATGTTCCAATGCCCTATGCGGCCAATCTCGAAAAACTGGCGCTGGTGACCACGGATGAGGTCATCGCGGCGGTCAAACAAGTCACGTATAATTAAGGAGCGCGCAAGATGCCTACAGAAATCCTCATGCCCGCCCTGAGCCCGACCATGGAAGAAGGCACTTTGGCCAAATGGCACGTCAAGGAAGGGGACACCGTGTCTTCTGGTGACATCATGGCCGAAATTGAAACCGACAAAGCAACGATGGAATTTGAAGCCGTAGACGAAGGGACCATCGGAAAGATCCTGATCTCTGAAGGCAGCGAAGGCGTGAAAGTGAACACCGCCATCGCGATCTTGTTGGAGGACGGTGAGAGCGCTGACGACATCGGCAACACGCCAGCTCCGGCGGCGCCCGCAACCCCGACAGAAAGTGAAACGGTTCCACAGACCGCTTCTGCACCTGCTGCCGCCGCAGCGCCTGCGCCCGCCGCACCACAGGCGGCTGATGGCACTCGCATTTTTGCTTCGCCTCTTGCACGCCGATTGGCAGCAGAAAAGGGCGTTGATCTGAAAAATCTCAAAGGTTCCGGCCCGCATGGGCGTATTGTTAAGGCGGATGTCGAGGGATTGAGCGCTGCGGACGCAAAACCGTCGTCCTCTGCCGCACCTGTGGCCCCTGCCGCCTCACAGGCCAAACCTGCCATGGCGACTGGCCCGGCTGCTGACGCAGTAATGGCGATGTATGAGGGGCGCGAATTTGAGGAAATCAGCCTCAATGGTATGCGTAAAACCATTGCAGCCCGCCTGACCGAGGCCAAGCAATCCATTCCCCATTTCTATTTACGTCGCGATATAGAGCTGGATGCACTGCTTAAATTCAGAGGTGAGTTGAACAAACAGTTGGAAAGCCGGGGTGTAAAACTGTCAGTCAACGATTTCATCATCAAGGCAAGTGCACTTGCGCTGCAGGCAGTCCCCGAAGCGAATGCCGTTTGGGCGGGGGATCGTATCCTGAAGCTGAAACCATCAGATGTTGCTGTGGCGGTTGCAATAGACGGTGGATTGTTCACGCCCGTTCTGAAAGATGCAGAGATGAAATCGCTCTCCGCGCTGTCCGCCGAAATGAAAGACCTTGCAGGTCGTGCACGCGACCGAAAACTTGCTCCCCATGAATATCAAGGCGGTAGCTTTGCAATATCAAATCTGGGCATGTTTGGTATCGATAACTTCGATGCAGTCATAAACCCGCCACATGGCGCGATTCTTGCCGTTGGTGCAGGTGTCAAAAAGCCTATCGTCGGCAAAGACGGCGAATTGAGCGTTGCAACGGTCATGTCGGTGACTTTATCGGTTGATCACCGCGTGATCGATGGGGCGCTCGGCGCGCAACTGTTGCAATCCATCAAGGAAAACCTCGAGAATCCTATGATGATGCTGGCCTGACAGAGCGCATCGTTTGACATGAAAAAGCCGGGACCACTGGGTCCCGGCTTTTTAGCTTCTGGTTCGATTGATTTAATTTCGAGGACCAAGCATATGGTTCATCGAAATAGCAGGTTGGTCGCATCCCGCCTCTCCGACGATGCGCGCCGGAATTCCGGCTACTGTCTTGCACGCCGGCACTTCTTCTAAAACAACAGATCCAGCGGCAATACGGCTGCATTGCCCGACACGGATATTTCCCAGAACTTTGGCGCCCGCGCCGATCAAAACTCCATCCTCAATTTTTGGATGGCGATCTTCTTCTTCCTTGCCTGTGCCTCCCAAAGTCACAGAATGTAGCATGGAGACATTGTCACCAACCACAGCAGTTTCGCCAATTACGATCGAATGGGCATGGTCAATCATGATGCCTTTTCCGATGCGCGCGGCGGGGTGGATGTCCACACCAAATATCTCAGACACGCGCATTTGAACAAAGTATGCCAGATCACGATGACCTTTTGTCCATAAATGATGCCCGACGCGGTAAGCCTGCATCGCCTGGTAGCCTTTGAAATAGAGGATCGGCTGAAGCAGTCGGTGGCAAGCTGGATCACGCTCGTAAATCGCCACAAGGTCTGCGCGGGCCGCCTGAACAAGATCGGGTGCCTCGGCATATGCTTCCTCAACCATCTCACGAACGACCACCATCGACATCTCATTTGAGGCAAGCTTGGCGGCGATCCGGTACGACAATGCTTTCTCGATACTCTTATGGTGCAAAATGCAAGCATGCAGGAAGCCGCCCATAAGAGGCTCATCCTTTGTGGCTTGACGTGCCTCGCTGCAGATCTGGTCCCAAGCCGGGTCAACAGCGGAAATATTATGTTTGGGCTTTGCCATAACGATGATCCTTTCTGCTTACAGGTTTAACTTATCTACTAAGGAAAACCCAAACGCAAATTCGTGATGGCACCCATATCAGAATCCGATGGAGTCACTTTGAATTTGAAAACCGCATACGCTGTCTTAGGCGAGCCTCCGACAGTCGGAACGTGAAATGTAACATCCAAAACGACGTGACTTATTCGGGTGAGGGCACAAGTCGACGAGCGAGTTGTTTGGATGATTTGGAATGACGCCAATGCAGCGCAAAAACTGGGATTTCTTGCCTTGGAAGCGATCACACGTCCGCGCCTTCCAAGGAGAATCGTGTCGACTTACTCGCATTTCAATTGTGCGACGGACAGGCCGATTGAAAGGGTCCAGGAGGTCAAAGTCAATCAAGACCAGCGCTGCAGCAATATGGGCGAGAGAATTTTATGATAAAAGGGATGATCCATGCCAGTCCATAGAACGTCCAAGGTATATCAAAGCCGTCTCACAATGAGCGCAGAAGCCAAGAGTCAGCTAACAATCCCTATCGTCTGCGCGACCGTATCGCTGAAACGGGAATGTTTCGCCACCCGCGGTCAAAGCGCAAATAGAGCTGGCGCCGGACGAACCAAACCTCGCTTTGTTGCCAACCCAGACCACAGCCTGACAATTCAAGGGCGAATCGATGCCCAATCTGCAATTACCGCAGAGGCATCGAAACAAGTTGGATCCAGGTTCAGCGATGCCTCCCAAACAAAGCGGCCTGAAGGCCCACCTATTAATCGATTATGAAGTCTTAGCCTGTCACATCCAAATCCTGCGATAGCCCAGCGCCAAATACAGCGGACAATTGCGCCACTTTGATCTGATAAGGCAGAGATGCTCCATCCGCCACTTGCTGGGTCGCAGAGTAAAGCCATTCTTCCTTGGAAACTATGTCCTCACGAATAACGATCCCATTCTTAACGACTTGTACGCGATAGCGTTCGGATTCCTCCGCCAGAGGAATTTCAAGAACATCCCAACTGTCACCGTCAATTCGCGTCCTTCTAATCCAGGATGCGTTCAAATCTCCGACTTCATCAAAGCGCGCGCTCAGATGAGCCGGTGAATAAGGGCGTTCTCCGTTGCCGTTGAATGCCAGCGTCCCCTGTATGAACGATACATCGTCAACAGGCCGCCTAGCAGGACCGATCCGATAGGTTTGGGACACCCGTCGTAAGTTACGGCTCAAATCAATTTGGTCTGGCAAGCCGTTTAGCAATACGAACCACGACCCGGTGGGCCAGACAGCAGGCATTAAACCATCACTACCAAGTTGCCCCCTAAGCCTGGAGCTTAGCTGATAGGTATCTGTATCAACCAGCTCTGCCTTACCGAACTGAAAGATCTCCCAATTGTCCGCGCTCGCATCTCCAATTGCCGCCAGATTTGCGCCGGTCAGTAAGGCTTCATGCTCGACTGAACTCAGTGAACCACTGATGAGTTTGACTTCCAACGGTACGCCATTATCCAGGCGGCCTGATGGGGCAGCCGTCAAATTTGATTGCGTAATCCCCATTGTTGATCGCGCGGGGACCTGATTCATTAAGCGGTAATTGCTGTCACTCGATGATTGATATATGGCCACAGCCCCGGGCCATGGGTTTGCAGTCACAGCCACGTGAGGCGCATGCGGCACCTCATCACCAGTAAGTAAGGGCAGATCAAGAAAAAGAGCCGACACCGGAACAGGCGGTACAAAAGCTTTTGGGCTCGGGATGTCGTCAATCATCTCAGCTGACGTGTAAACTTCAGGCTCGATGCGCACAGCCTCAACAATTTGCAGCATGCCTTGTTCGACACTATCTATCCGGTACAGGGCGCGGCCTTCGGATTGATCTCCTTTGAGCTCAACAACGTCACCAGCTCCTATTGTAAGGCAAGAAGGTGGTAAAGCGAAACGGATCGCCTCGCGCGCGACACGCGCTTCTGTCAGCCAGCGCTCCGCGACTTGCCGTCCTTCACCACGGGTCAATGCAAGGGGTATCTCCGATGTCGAAACCGAATGCGTGCGCTCATCTGCCAATACAGATTCTTCGGCAAGCACGTCAAACTCAGCATCGGCTTGCACAAAGCGGAGCCTGACACGTCCGGCCATCTCAGCCTGGGCAGATCTGGATTGCTCGACCGCACCGTCCAATTCCTCACTTACGGCCAACACGCTGTGTTCTAGTGGGATCGGAACTTGACCCTGTCGCATTCGGAATATCAACAGCCCATCGCGCTCCACTGCATCAAAGGAATATCGAAGCATCAGTGGTTGCAAAGACGCGCGCGCATCGTTCACATCACTGACGGTGTAACCGCGCACAGTACCGTACAGACGACTGGTATCGAAGTTGGTCAAACCTGCTTTTCTGCAAATTTCTCCGACCACGGAAGCGAGCGGGCGTGCAGATGTTCGCCCATTGATCCAATGGCCTCGGGCATAGTTTACAGCATCCGTCCACAGGCTAGAATTATTTGGAAAATATGGATACGGGCGCGCATCCCAAGCCCAAACAAAGGCGCGGTCCATGTTGACCATCGGCAATCCATAAATGGCTGAGATGGGGTTGTTTTCCTCTTTTGCCCAATATGACACCATGGCTCGAATGTACTGAGCCTGAATAAAATCGTCGCGCGCGCCATTGGAGTACTTCGGCAAACTGCTTTCAGATGATTTCATGTCAATAAACTTGTTGGGTTGGTTCGTGCCCTTGTCAATCGAAGCACAACCCATCTCGGTAAACCAAAC
This genomic interval from Paracoccaceae bacterium contains the following:
- a CDS encoding glycoside hydrolase TIM-barrel-like domain-containing protein gives rise to the protein MATIVLSAVGAAVGGSIGGTVAGLSTAVIGRAVGATIGKVIDQKLLGQGSEVVETGRVDRFRISSVGEGEALAQVYGRMRLGGQVIWASDFLETVTVSGGGGGGGKGSSSQPQTQTQTRSYSYSVNLAVAICEGEITRIGRIWANGEEIAPDDLNLRIYRGGASQLPDPAIEAIEGPGNVPAYRGTAYVVIENLGLERFGNRIPQFSFEVSRPEQRDEEDVELALTYAIKSVAIIPGTGEYSLATTPVHYTSGPGSRWSANINTPNEKTDFSVSLDSLVQDLPNCQGTSLVVSWFGSDLRCGSCAVRPRVEKKLYDGENMPWSVAGLTRSSAQAMPTVDGRPIYGGTPTDVSVVQAIQAMRAVGKKVMFYPFILMDQLSTNALPNPYSPGDTQPRLPWRGRITLSRAPGVAGSPDGTPSADAQVNAFFGNAKAYHFSTAGPSVYYAGPSEWTFSRFVLHYAALCKAAGGVEAFCIGSEMRGLTQIRGAGNSFVAVQKLRALAAEVRAILGPHTKISYAADWSEYFGYQPQDGSNDRYFHLDPLWADPNIDFIGIDNYMPISDWRDGDAHLDVGAGSIYDLDYLQSNIAGGEGYDWFYASDEAAAAQNRTAIEDGAHGEPWVYRYKDIKNWWSSAHHDRVGGSRSNSPTAWVPGSKPVWFTEMGCASIDKGTNQPNKFIDMKSSESSLPKYSNGARDDFIQAQYIRAMVSYWAKEENNPISAIYGLPMVNMDRAFVWAWDARPYPYFPNNSSLWTDAVNYARGHWINGRTSARPLASVVGEICRKAGLTNFDTSRLYGTVRGYTVSDVNDARASLQPLMLRYSFDAVERDGLLIFRMRQGQVPIPLEHSVLAVSEELDGAVEQSRSAQAEMAGRVRLRFVQADAEFDVLAEESVLADERTHSVSTSEIPLALTRGEGRQVAERWLTEARVAREAIRFALPPSCLTIGAGDVVELKGDQSEGRALYRIDSVEQGMLQIVEAVRIEPEVYTSAEMIDDIPSPKAFVPPVPVSALFLDLPLLTGDEVPHAPHVAVTANPWPGAVAIYQSSSDSNYRLMNQVPARSTMGITQSNLTAAPSGRLDNGVPLEVKLISGSLSSVEHEALLTGANLAAIGDASADNWEIFQFGKAELVDTDTYQLSSRLRGQLGSDGLMPAVWPTGSWFVLLNGLPDQIDLSRNLRRVSQTYRIGPARRPVDDVSFIQGTLAFNGNGERPYSPAHLSARFDEVGDLNASWIRRTRIDGDSWDVLEIPLAEESERYRVQVVKNGIVIREDIVSKEEWLYSATQQVADGASLPYQIKVAQLSAVFGAGLSQDLDVTG
- a CDS encoding pyruvate dehydrogenase complex dihydrolipoamide acetyltransferase codes for the protein MPTEILMPALSPTMEEGTLAKWHVKEGDTVSSGDIMAEIETDKATMEFEAVDEGTIGKILISEGSEGVKVNTAIAILLEDGESADDIGNTPAPAAPATPTESETVPQTASAPAAAAAPAPAAPQAADGTRIFASPLARRLAAEKGVDLKNLKGSGPHGRIVKADVEGLSAADAKPSSSAAPVAPAASQAKPAMATGPAADAVMAMYEGREFEEISLNGMRKTIAARLTEAKQSIPHFYLRRDIELDALLKFRGELNKQLESRGVKLSVNDFIIKASALALQAVPEANAVWAGDRILKLKPSDVAVAVAIDGGLFTPVLKDAEMKSLSALSAEMKDLAGRARDRKLAPHEYQGGSFAISNLGMFGIDNFDAVINPPHGAILAVGAGVKKPIVGKDGELSVATVMSVTLSVDHRVIDGALGAQLLQSIKENLENPMMMLA
- a CDS encoding pyruvate dehydrogenase complex E1 component subunit beta, which produces MATEILMPALSPTMEEGTLAKWLVKEGDTVSSGDIMAEIETDKATMEFEAVDEGIVGKILIAEGTEGVKVNTAIAILLEEGEDASAMDAASAAPPEAAPAADAGGEASATAAAEAPAPAAPQTDTSPDWPEGTALKEQTVREALRDGMSEEMRRDDSVFLMGEEVAEYQGAYKISQGMLDEFGDKRVIDTPITEHGFAGIATGAAFGGLRPIVEFMTFNFAMQAMDQIINSAAKTLYMSGGQMGAPMVFRGPNGAAARVGAQHSQDYAAWFMQVPGLKVAMPYSASDYKGLMKTAIRDPNPVIFLENEILYGRTFDVPDLEDYTVPFGKARIWREGDDVTIVSFGIGMQYALAAADKLAEDGISAEVVDLRTLRPMDTGTIIKSVMKTNRCVTVEEGWPQGSVGNYISSVIMQEAFDYLDAPVINCTGKDVPMPYAANLEKLALVTTDEVIAAVKQVTYN
- the cysE gene encoding serine O-acetyltransferase — translated: MAKPKHNISAVDPAWDQICSEARQATKDEPLMGGFLHACILHHKSIEKALSYRIAAKLASNEMSMVVVREMVEEAYAEAPDLVQAARADLVAIYERDPACHRLLQPILYFKGYQAMQAYRVGHHLWTKGHRDLAYFVQMRVSEIFGVDIHPAARIGKGIMIDHAHSIVIGETAVVGDNVSMLHSVTLGGTGKEEEDRHPKIEDGVLIGAGAKVLGNIRVGQCSRIAAGSVVLEEVPACKTVAGIPARIVGEAGCDQPAISMNHMLGPRN